A section of the Cuniculiplasma divulgatum genome encodes:
- the thsB gene encoding thermosome subunit beta translates to MIGGQPIFILKEGSKRETGKDAMKNNIDAAKSIASAVRSSLGPRGMDKMLVDSLGDIVITNDGVTILKEMDVEHPAAKMMVEVSKTQDSFVGDGTTTAVIVAGALLQEAESLINQNVHPTVISSGYRMAADQSKKILDDISKPVKFTDKELLKKMAGTSLSSKSASSSKDLLSDISVDAIKAVAEKRDNNYTVDFDNIQVVKKQGGDIDDTQLIYGIIVDKEKVHPGMPNFVKNAKIALLDAALEIKKPEFDTNIRIDDPSMIQKFLSQEEGLLKDMVQKVKKSGANVLITQKGIDDLAQHYLSKEGIYAVRRVKKSDVEKLSKATGAAIVSSIEELSDQDLGAAEMVEQVKIGDDYLTFVTGCKNPKAVSILVRGGTEHVVDEIERSITDSLHVVAAAVEDGAYVAGGGSAASEIALKLREYASKVGGRQQLAIEKFANAMEEIPRALSENAGLDAIDILIKIRNEHAKGNKTAGVNVFTGNVEDMEKVGVIEPIRVGKQAIEAATDAAVMILRIDDVIATKGSKGGAPPSGGPGPGGDSD, encoded by the coding sequence ATGATAGGTGGACAACCAATATTCATATTAAAGGAAGGGTCAAAAAGAGAGACGGGCAAGGACGCCATGAAGAACAATATTGACGCCGCAAAGAGCATCGCCAGTGCGGTAAGGTCAAGCCTTGGCCCTAGGGGAATGGACAAGATGCTGGTGGATTCACTTGGCGATATTGTGATCACCAATGACGGTGTAACCATACTCAAGGAAATGGATGTTGAGCATCCTGCAGCCAAGATGATGGTTGAGGTTTCCAAGACACAGGATTCCTTTGTTGGTGACGGCACCACAACCGCAGTCATCGTGGCTGGGGCACTTCTGCAGGAGGCAGAGAGCCTTATTAACCAGAATGTACACCCCACCGTTATATCATCAGGATACAGGATGGCAGCAGACCAGTCCAAGAAGATACTGGACGACATATCCAAGCCAGTGAAGTTCACCGACAAGGAACTCCTGAAGAAGATGGCAGGCACATCACTCAGCAGCAAGAGTGCCTCATCAAGCAAGGATCTCCTTTCAGACATATCCGTGGATGCCATAAAGGCAGTTGCAGAGAAGAGGGACAATAACTACACCGTGGATTTCGACAACATACAGGTTGTCAAGAAACAGGGTGGAGACATTGACGACACGCAGCTCATCTATGGTATAATCGTTGACAAGGAGAAGGTTCACCCCGGAATGCCAAACTTCGTCAAGAATGCAAAGATCGCGCTACTGGATGCTGCACTTGAGATAAAGAAGCCAGAGTTCGACACCAACATAAGGATTGATGATCCATCCATGATCCAGAAATTCCTTTCTCAGGAAGAGGGGCTGCTCAAGGATATGGTGCAGAAGGTCAAGAAATCCGGTGCAAATGTCCTCATCACCCAGAAGGGAATAGACGATCTTGCACAGCACTACCTTTCCAAGGAAGGCATATATGCAGTCAGGAGAGTCAAGAAAAGCGACGTGGAGAAGCTCTCAAAGGCAACCGGAGCCGCCATAGTATCCTCAATTGAGGAACTGTCGGATCAGGACCTGGGCGCCGCCGAAATGGTTGAGCAGGTGAAGATCGGAGACGATTACCTTACATTCGTGACCGGCTGCAAGAATCCAAAGGCCGTGAGCATACTGGTCAGAGGCGGCACAGAGCATGTTGTTGACGAAATAGAGAGATCAATAACGGATTCACTCCATGTTGTTGCTGCGGCTGTTGAAGACGGAGCTTATGTTGCTGGAGGCGGCTCTGCTGCCTCAGAAATAGCCCTGAAGCTCAGGGAGTATGCATCAAAGGTTGGAGGGAGACAGCAGCTTGCAATAGAGAAATTCGCCAATGCAATGGAGGAGATCCCCAGGGCTCTCTCAGAAAACGCCGGGCTTGATGCCATAGACATACTCATAAAGATAAGGAATGAGCACGCCAAGGGAAACAAGACAGCAGGAGTCAACGTGTTCACCGGCAATGTGGAGGACATGGAGAAAGTTGGCGTTATAGAGCCAATCAGAGTGGGCAAACAGGCCATAGAGGCTGCCACAGATGCCGCCGTGATGATCCTCAGGATAGATGATGTGATCGCCACGAAAGGATCCAAGGGCGGAGCACCACCAAGCGGCGGTCCCGGACCAGGCGGAGACTCCGATTAA
- the twy1 gene encoding 4-demethylwyosine synthase TYW1: protein MENAYTQIYKKQQYGLVGKHSAVKVCHWTKSEITGGKGCYKGDFYGIKSHQCVQMTPTLNSCTENCSFCWRFQGFDSMHISDEDDPEFILEESIKAHRKLLTGFKGNPKVTEEKWNEADNPKHIAISLTGEPTLYSRLGEFIALARKRGISTFLVTNGTLPMVLEKLDPLPTQLYVTTAGPTKQIFHDVLNPAIGNAWENFLRTLELLPSLDTRKVIRHTLVKDVNMPYLEEYAKLDSIASPDFIESKGYVHVGQSITRLGIENMPSHDYVVDFSRALGSMLGYEFAGERRDSRVTLLAKDPSRAKIDFSAI, encoded by the coding sequence GTGGAAAACGCTTACACTCAAATTTACAAGAAACAGCAGTATGGGCTTGTGGGGAAACACTCAGCCGTAAAGGTCTGCCACTGGACGAAGAGCGAGATCACCGGCGGCAAAGGATGCTACAAGGGCGATTTCTACGGAATAAAATCGCATCAGTGCGTGCAGATGACGCCTACCCTGAACTCCTGCACCGAGAACTGCTCATTCTGCTGGAGATTCCAGGGATTTGACAGCATGCACATATCCGATGAGGATGACCCTGAATTCATCCTGGAAGAATCAATAAAGGCACACAGGAAGCTTCTGACCGGATTCAAGGGGAATCCAAAGGTCACTGAAGAGAAGTGGAATGAAGCTGACAACCCAAAACACATTGCCATCTCCCTTACCGGAGAGCCAACACTCTACTCCAGGCTTGGCGAATTCATAGCTCTCGCCAGAAAGAGAGGGATTTCCACATTCCTTGTAACAAACGGCACTCTTCCCATGGTCCTGGAGAAACTTGACCCTCTGCCCACCCAGCTTTACGTCACCACTGCCGGCCCCACAAAGCAGATTTTTCACGACGTGCTGAATCCGGCCATCGGCAATGCATGGGAAAACTTCCTCAGAACGCTGGAGCTGCTGCCTTCGCTTGATACCAGGAAGGTCATAAGGCACACCCTGGTTAAGGATGTCAATATGCCGTACCTGGAGGAATACGCGAAGCTTGACAGCATAGCCAGCCCGGACTTCATCGAGTCAAAGGGCTATGTACATGTGGGACAGTCCATTACCCGGCTAGGAATTGAGAATATGCCTTCCCATGATTATGTGGTGGATTTCAGCAGGGCTCTTGGATCAATGCTGGGATACGAATTTGCCGGTGAGAGAAGG